A stretch of the Bordetella genomosp. 8 genome encodes the following:
- a CDS encoding FadR/GntR family transcriptional regulator — translation MTTTSMPAELPMRRRPRSLAQELVDSLSKRIRDGEIRPGDKLPTESEIMRTFGVSRTVVREALSRLQASGLVETHHGVGTYALKPNTGGDFRVDPADIATVRDILVILELRICLETEAAGLAALRRTEEQLAQMREALDQFRAALAPGGDTVTPDFRFHLLISQATENKYFADLLSHLGAAIIPRTRINSAKLGDEEREPYLARVNREHEDIYEAIRRQDPESARAAMRTHLSNSRERLRRAQDR, via the coding sequence ATGACGACCACGTCCATGCCCGCCGAACTTCCCATGCGCCGACGGCCCCGCAGCCTGGCGCAGGAATTGGTCGACAGCCTGTCCAAGCGCATACGCGACGGTGAAATCCGCCCGGGCGACAAGCTGCCCACCGAATCGGAAATCATGCGCACGTTCGGTGTCAGCCGTACGGTCGTGCGCGAGGCGCTGTCCCGGCTGCAGGCCTCGGGGCTGGTGGAAACCCACCATGGGGTCGGGACCTATGCGCTGAAACCGAATACCGGCGGCGACTTTCGCGTCGATCCGGCGGACATCGCCACGGTGCGGGACATCCTGGTCATCCTGGAGCTGCGCATCTGCCTGGAAACGGAGGCGGCGGGCCTGGCGGCCCTGCGGCGCACGGAAGAGCAACTGGCGCAGATGCGGGAAGCCCTGGATCAATTCCGCGCCGCGCTGGCCCCCGGCGGAGACACGGTCACGCCGGATTTCCGCTTCCATCTGCTGATATCCCAGGCCACGGAAAACAAGTATTTCGCCGATCTGCTTTCGCACCTGGGAGCGGCGATCATTCCGCGCACGCGGATCAATTCCGCCAAGCTGGGCGATGAAGAGCGCGAGCCTTACCTGGCGCGGGTGAATCGGGAGCACGAGGATATCTACGAGGCCATCCGGCGCCAGGATCCCGAGTCCGCGCGCGCGGCGATGCGCACGCACTTGAGCAACAGCCGCGAAAGGCTGCGCCGCGCGCAGGACCGCTGA
- the fahA gene encoding fumarylacetoacetase yields the protein MTELNETHDPALRSWLQSANDDALGFPVQNLPFCVFRRAGTTESWRPGTGIGDRILDLAALAQAQPFDGDAARALAACQGPDLNALMSLDAACWSALRLALSRALRAGSPLQARIEPLLVAQADAEFSVPARIGDYTDFYISVHHATAIGRQFRPDNPLLPNYKWVPIGYHGRASSIGVGQHFHRPVGQTRPTQEGGTPVFGPCARLDYEVELGVFIGTGNALGRRVTLEHAEDYIFGLTILNDWSARDLQAWEYQPLGPFLSKNFASTISPWIVTLEALAPFRVPFQRGAGEPQPLPYLSSAHNSASGAFDVRLRTELGTEQSREQGAPRATLARSNFRDAYWSIGQLVAHHTVNGCNLQPGDMLGTGTMSGPEPDQAGSLLELSQGGKTPINLPWGETRTFLQDGDEVAISAECVKPGYPRLSWGAAVGRVLPSLE from the coding sequence ATGACCGAGCTGAACGAAACCCACGACCCCGCGCTGCGCAGCTGGCTGCAAAGCGCCAACGACGACGCGCTGGGTTTCCCCGTCCAGAACCTGCCCTTTTGCGTATTCCGGCGCGCCGGCACGACGGAAAGCTGGCGGCCGGGCACGGGTATCGGCGACCGTATCCTGGACCTGGCCGCGCTGGCCCAGGCGCAACCCTTCGACGGCGACGCGGCCCGCGCGCTCGCGGCGTGCCAGGGCCCGGACCTGAACGCCCTGATGTCGCTGGATGCCGCCTGCTGGTCGGCCTTGCGCCTGGCCCTGTCCCGCGCGCTGCGCGCGGGCTCGCCGCTGCAGGCACGCATCGAGCCCCTGCTCGTCGCGCAGGCCGATGCCGAATTTTCCGTACCGGCGCGCATCGGCGACTACACCGACTTCTATATTTCGGTGCATCATGCCACCGCGATCGGACGCCAATTTCGTCCGGACAATCCCCTGCTGCCGAACTACAAATGGGTGCCCATCGGCTATCACGGCCGCGCGTCCAGCATCGGCGTGGGGCAGCACTTCCATCGTCCGGTCGGCCAGACGCGGCCGACGCAGGAGGGCGGCACACCCGTCTTCGGGCCGTGTGCGCGGCTGGACTACGAAGTGGAACTGGGCGTGTTCATCGGCACCGGCAATGCGCTGGGCCGGCGCGTCACGCTGGAGCATGCCGAAGACTACATATTCGGACTGACGATCCTGAACGACTGGTCGGCGCGCGATCTGCAGGCCTGGGAATACCAGCCGCTGGGACCTTTCCTGTCGAAGAATTTCGCCAGCACGATTTCGCCCTGGATCGTCACGCTGGAAGCACTGGCGCCTTTTCGCGTGCCCTTCCAGCGCGGCGCGGGCGAACCGCAACCGCTGCCCTATCTTTCGTCCGCGCACAACAGCGCCAGCGGCGCTTTCGACGTGCGCCTGCGTACCGAGCTGGGTACGGAGCAGTCGCGCGAACAGGGCGCGCCGCGTGCCACGCTGGCGCGGAGCAATTTCCGCGATGCCTATTGGAGCATCGGGCAACTGGTGGCGCATCACACGGTGAATGGCTGCAACCTGCAGCCGGGCGACATGCTGGGCACGGGCACGATGTCCGGCCCGGAGCCGGACCAGGCCGGATCGCTGCTGGAATTGAGCCAGGGCGGCAAGACGCCCATCAACCTGCCCTGGGGCGAGACGCGCACATTCCTGCAGGATGGGGATGAGGTGGCAATCAGCGCCGAATGCGTGAAACCGGGTTATCCGCGCCTGTCATGGGGCGCCGCGGTCGGGCGGGTACTGCCTTCGCTGGAGTGA
- the hmgA gene encoding homogentisate 1,2-dioxygenase, which yields MSSQPAAAADAALRYMTGFGNTFATEALPGALPVGRNSPIRCPYGLYAEHVSGMAFTAPRAENRHGWLYRIRPSARQGAFIACAQAGGWVSRFGAQPVSPNRLRWGARPIPQTPTDFIDGIATIGGNGGPDEDNGVGIHVYTANAPMRGRYFYDADGELLIVPQAGRLLVDTELGRMEIAPLEIAVIPRGTRFRVTLPDGTARGYLLENFGAPLRPPEKGPIGSNGLANVRDFETPVAWYEDLEGDFELVAKFEGGFWRAPLDHSPLDVVAWHGNHAPYKYDLRRFNTIGSISFDHPDPSIFTVLTSPTDTVGTANMDFAIFPPRILVMEDTFRPPWFHRNVASEFMGLIQGVYDAKAEGFVPGGASLHNRMSGHGPDAETFEKASNADTSQPHYIRDTMAFMFETRRVIRPTEAALAWPELQSGYDDCWQGLRKHFDPARP from the coding sequence ATGAGCTCGCAGCCCGCTGCCGCCGCTGACGCGGCCCTGCGCTACATGACCGGCTTCGGCAATACCTTCGCCACGGAAGCGCTGCCCGGCGCATTGCCGGTGGGAAGGAACTCGCCGATCCGCTGTCCCTACGGCCTGTACGCCGAGCACGTTTCCGGCATGGCGTTCACGGCGCCGCGCGCGGAAAACCGCCACGGCTGGCTGTATCGCATCCGGCCGTCCGCGCGGCAGGGTGCATTCATTGCCTGCGCGCAGGCGGGCGGCTGGGTCAGCCGCTTCGGCGCCCAGCCGGTTTCTCCCAACCGCCTGCGATGGGGCGCGCGGCCGATTCCGCAGACGCCCACGGACTTCATCGACGGCATCGCGACGATAGGCGGCAACGGCGGCCCCGACGAGGACAACGGCGTGGGCATCCATGTGTACACGGCCAATGCGCCGATGCGCGGGCGGTATTTCTACGATGCCGACGGCGAACTGCTGATCGTGCCGCAGGCCGGCCGCCTGCTGGTGGATACCGAGCTGGGCCGCATGGAAATCGCACCGCTGGAAATCGCCGTCATCCCGCGCGGCACGCGCTTTCGCGTCACGCTGCCGGACGGCACGGCGCGCGGCTACCTGCTGGAAAATTTCGGCGCGCCGCTGCGGCCGCCGGAAAAAGGCCCGATAGGCTCCAACGGCCTGGCCAATGTGCGCGACTTCGAAACGCCCGTCGCCTGGTACGAGGACCTGGAAGGCGATTTCGAACTGGTCGCCAAGTTCGAAGGCGGTTTCTGGCGGGCGCCGCTGGACCACTCGCCGTTGGACGTGGTGGCCTGGCACGGCAATCACGCGCCGTACAAATACGACCTGCGGCGTTTCAACACCATCGGTTCGATCAGCTTCGATCATCCGGATCCGTCCATTTTCACGGTGCTGACGTCGCCCACCGATACCGTGGGCACGGCCAATATGGACTTCGCGATTTTCCCGCCGCGCATCCTGGTCATGGAAGATACGTTCCGGCCGCCCTGGTTCCATCGCAACGTGGCGAGTGAATTCATGGGCCTGATACAAGGCGTCTACGATGCCAAGGCGGAAGGCTTCGTGCCTGGCGGCGCCAGCCTGCACAATCGCATGAGCGGGCATGGGCCCGACGCGGAGACCTTCGAAAAAGCGTCCAACGCGGACACGTCCCAACCGCACTATATCCGCGACACGATGGCCTTCATGTTCGAAACGCGGCGCGTGATACGGCCGACGGAAGCGGCGCTGGCGTGGCCGGAACTGCAGTCCGGCTACGATGACTGCTGGCAGGGACTGCGCAAGCATTTCGACCCGGCGCGGCCATAA
- a CDS encoding LysR family transcriptional regulator, giving the protein MPDLRALDLNLLVVFQYLMEDRNLSAVARRLGITQPAASNALRRLRATFDDALFVRTAQGMLPTPYAQHLGGAVAEALSTLAHALEAPPRFDPASSSRRFRVAMTDVGEIHFMPALMEHCARQAPGVRVESVRLQGAELQREMDAGRVDMALGAFHGLAGGLLQRMLFRQGYATLFRRGHPTAHEGMGLKAFRAERHLLVSHAAPYGQVNQALEKAGLVLATHFSVPHFTAVPYIVSATDLLATVPRKLADSAASRFGLGILTPPIRVAALQSNLYWHARFQRDGGNQWLRALIVDSFAQR; this is encoded by the coding sequence ATGCCTGATCTGCGCGCCCTGGACCTGAACCTGCTCGTCGTCTTCCAATACCTGATGGAAGACCGCAATCTTTCTGCCGTCGCGCGGCGCCTGGGCATCACGCAACCGGCGGCCAGCAATGCCTTGCGCCGGCTGCGCGCCACCTTCGACGATGCGCTGTTCGTGCGCACCGCTCAGGGGATGTTGCCGACCCCCTATGCCCAGCATCTGGGCGGCGCGGTGGCGGAAGCGCTCAGCACGCTGGCCCATGCGCTGGAAGCCCCGCCGCGTTTCGATCCGGCAAGCAGCAGCCGGCGCTTCCGCGTGGCGATGACGGATGTCGGTGAAATCCACTTCATGCCCGCCCTGATGGAGCATTGCGCGCGTCAGGCGCCGGGGGTGCGGGTGGAGTCGGTGCGGCTGCAAGGCGCTGAGCTGCAGCGGGAAATGGACGCGGGCCGGGTCGATATGGCGCTGGGCGCCTTCCATGGCCTGGCTGGCGGCCTGTTGCAGCGGATGCTGTTTCGCCAGGGCTATGCGACGCTGTTCCGCCGGGGCCATCCCACCGCCCATGAAGGCATGGGCCTGAAGGCCTTTCGCGCCGAACGGCACCTGCTGGTGTCGCATGCGGCGCCCTATGGCCAGGTGAACCAGGCCCTGGAAAAAGCCGGTTTGGTGCTGGCAACCCACTTCAGCGTGCCGCATTTCACCGCGGTGCCGTACATCGTCAGCGCCACCGATCTGCTGGCGACAGTGCCGCGCAAGCTGGCTGACAGCGCCGCGTCGCGTTTCGGCCTGGGCATCCTGACGCCGCCCATCCGTGTCGCCGCGCTGCAAAGCAATCTATATTGGCACGCGCGCTTTCAACGCGATGGCGGCAACCAGTGGCTGCGCGCCTTGATCGTGGACAGCTTCGCGCAACGGTAG
- the mutM gene encoding bifunctional DNA-formamidopyrimidine glycosylase/DNA-(apurinic or apyrimidinic site) lyase, protein MPELPEVETTRRGIATVMTGRPLVQLVVREPRLRWPVPADLPDTLSGRTVLECGRRGKYLLLRFEHGTQIVHLGMSGSLRRVMEGEAPRRHDHVEWIFEHATLRLHDPRRFGAVLWHPADAGPVEFHPLLARLGIEPFDPRFGGQWLHDQFRGRAAPVKQLLLAGEAVVGVGNIYASESLYRAGIHPAAPGRRLSLARCERLAQAIRQTLTDALNSGGSTLRDYVGTGGEPGSYFDIHAAVYERAGQPCRVCGTAIRRIVQGQRATYYCVKCQRA, encoded by the coding sequence ATGCCTGAACTGCCCGAAGTCGAGACCACTCGACGGGGAATCGCGACTGTCATGACAGGCCGGCCGCTTGTCCAGCTGGTCGTAAGAGAACCCCGCCTGCGCTGGCCTGTCCCGGCCGACCTTCCCGATACATTATCCGGCCGCACCGTCCTGGAATGCGGGCGCCGCGGCAAGTACCTGTTGCTGCGTTTCGAGCACGGGACGCAAATCGTGCACCTGGGCATGTCGGGATCGCTGCGCCGGGTGATGGAAGGCGAAGCGCCGCGCCGCCACGACCACGTGGAATGGATATTCGAGCACGCGACCCTGCGCCTGCACGATCCGCGCCGTTTTGGTGCGGTGCTGTGGCATCCCGCGGACGCCGGACCGGTCGAGTTCCATCCGCTGCTCGCGCGGCTAGGCATAGAACCTTTCGACCCGCGCTTTGGCGGCCAATGGCTGCACGACCAGTTCCGCGGCCGGGCGGCCCCGGTCAAGCAACTGCTGCTGGCTGGGGAAGCCGTCGTCGGCGTAGGCAATATCTACGCATCCGAAAGTCTGTACCGCGCGGGCATACATCCAGCCGCACCGGGACGGCGGCTGTCGCTGGCGCGATGCGAACGCCTTGCGCAGGCCATCCGCCAGACGCTGACCGACGCCTTGAATTCCGGGGGCAGCACGCTGCGCGATTATGTCGGCACCGGCGGCGAGCCCGGCAGCTATTTCGATATCCACGCCGCCGTCTACGAGCGTGCCGGGCAGCCGTGCCGTGTGTGCGGAACGGCGATCCGCCGCATCGTGCAGGGCCAGCGCGCCACCTACTATTGCGTCAAATGCCAGCGCGCCTGA
- the lolB gene encoding lipoprotein insertase outer membrane protein LolB yields MARWRAVLAAALCLLLAACVTPGRIAGKGGATEFSRVGRFALTVTYDDGKQDALQGGFSWLDDGRRYVLDLTNPLGSTQARVEGQPGMAVLTKSDGSRLRAADPDALVADALGSSIPVSGLRDWLRGRLPDQPPAAQVQRDASQRPASFEQGGWQARLSRYDDMGPQVLVLERREPDRRILLRLVVDPS; encoded by the coding sequence CTGGCGCGTTGGCGCGCCGTCCTCGCGGCGGCGCTCTGCCTGCTATTGGCCGCCTGCGTGACGCCCGGCCGCATCGCCGGCAAGGGCGGCGCCACGGAATTCTCACGCGTCGGCCGCTTCGCGCTGACCGTCACCTACGACGATGGCAAGCAGGACGCGTTGCAGGGCGGCTTTTCCTGGCTGGACGACGGGCGGCGCTACGTCCTGGACCTGACCAATCCGCTGGGCTCGACGCAGGCGCGCGTGGAAGGCCAGCCGGGCATGGCGGTTCTCACCAAGTCCGACGGTTCCCGCTTGCGGGCCGCCGACCCGGACGCGCTGGTGGCCGACGCGCTGGGCAGCAGCATTCCCGTTTCGGGCTTGCGCGACTGGCTGCGCGGACGCTTGCCGGATCAGCCGCCGGCGGCCCAGGTGCAGCGCGATGCGTCGCAGCGCCCGGCGTCTTTCGAGCAGGGGGGCTGGCAGGCCAGGCTGTCGCGCTATGACGACATGGGACCACAGGTCCTGGTGCTGGAACGACGCGAACCGGATCGCCGCATCCTGCTGCGACTGGTCGTCGATCCTTCCTGA
- the ispE gene encoding 4-(cytidine 5'-diphospho)-2-C-methyl-D-erythritol kinase: MNLYDVPAPAKLNLFLHIVGRRADGYHLLQTVFRFIGLADTLNFEARADGQVARVDPLPGVPEDSDLAVRAARALQAATGTRQGVSIGLEKRIPMGGGLGGGSSDAASTLIALNRLWNTGLSRAELMRLALPLGADVPVFIFGQSAFAEGIGDTLTAVPLPERAYVVAQPDASVPTPLVFGDPDLTRDTACITIADFLASTNSGALPSTAMFGRNDMEPVVYKRFPEVFRAAEWLASSDVGIVARMSGSGACLFAEFLDMPAAILAERKIAATMRDAGKMADKSQAVRESPVRFRLVQASPGLIEHPLRHWIAS, encoded by the coding sequence ATGAATCTCTACGATGTCCCGGCGCCCGCCAAGCTCAATCTGTTCCTGCACATCGTCGGCCGCCGCGCCGACGGCTATCACCTGCTGCAGACGGTATTCCGCTTCATCGGCCTGGCCGACACGCTGAATTTCGAAGCACGCGCCGACGGCCAGGTGGCTCGCGTGGATCCGCTGCCGGGCGTCCCGGAAGACAGCGACCTGGCCGTGCGCGCCGCGCGCGCGTTGCAGGCGGCCACCGGCACGCGGCAGGGCGTGTCGATCGGGCTGGAAAAGCGCATTCCCATGGGCGGCGGCCTGGGCGGCGGATCGAGCGACGCCGCCAGCACGCTGATCGCCCTGAATCGCTTGTGGAATACGGGGCTGTCGCGCGCCGAGCTGATGCGCCTGGCGCTGCCGCTGGGGGCCGACGTGCCCGTCTTCATATTCGGCCAGTCGGCCTTCGCCGAAGGCATCGGCGACACCCTTACCGCCGTGCCGCTGCCCGAGCGGGCCTATGTCGTGGCCCAGCCCGATGCCAGCGTGCCGACGCCTCTCGTGTTTGGCGATCCCGATTTGACAAGGGATACCGCATGTATCACAATAGCGGACTTTCTTGCTTCGACTAATTCCGGTGCATTGCCTTCAACCGCAATGTTTGGCCGGAACGACATGGAGCCTGTGGTCTACAAGCGCTTCCCGGAAGTTTTCCGGGCCGCTGAATGGCTGGCAAGCTCGGATGTCGGGATCGTTGCGCGGATGTCGGGTTCCGGTGCGTGTCTATTCGCCGAATTCCTCGATATGCCCGCGGCGATTTTGGCGGAGCGGAAAATAGCCGCTACAATGCGCGACGCCGGTAAAATGGCGGATAAGTCGCAGGCAGTGCGTGAATCGCCTGTGCGGTTCCGGTTGGTGCAGGCGAGTCCTGGGTTGATCGAGCATCCGTTGCGGCACTGGATTGCAAGCTAG
- a CDS encoding ribose-phosphate pyrophosphokinase — translation MTKESFMIFTGTANTRLAVDVANHLDMSLGKMSVGRFSDGEVMVEINENVRGKDVFVLQPTCAPTNDNLMEIMVMVDALRRASAGRITAAIPYFGYARQDRRPRSARVAISAKVVANMLQVAGVDRVLTMDLHADQIQGFFDIPVDNIYAGPILLGDIWRRNFANLVVVSPDIGGVVRARALAKQLEADLAIIDKRRPRANVSEVMNIIGEVDGRTCIIMDDMVDTAGTLCKAAQALKERGAGAVYAYCTHPVLSGGAVDRIQASDLDELVVTDTIPLSEHARSVGKIRQLSCAGLLGETILRISNAESVSSLFAD, via the coding sequence ATGACAAAAGAAAGTTTCATGATTTTCACCGGCACCGCGAATACGCGGCTGGCCGTCGACGTGGCCAATCATCTGGACATGTCGCTGGGCAAGATGTCCGTCGGTCGCTTTTCCGACGGCGAAGTCATGGTGGAAATCAACGAGAACGTTCGCGGCAAGGATGTCTTCGTACTGCAGCCCACCTGTGCGCCGACGAATGACAACCTGATGGAAATCATGGTCATGGTGGATGCGCTGCGCCGCGCATCCGCCGGCCGCATCACCGCCGCCATCCCGTATTTCGGCTATGCGCGCCAGGATCGCCGTCCGCGGTCCGCCCGCGTGGCCATCTCGGCCAAGGTCGTGGCCAATATGCTGCAGGTAGCGGGTGTTGACCGCGTGCTGACCATGGACCTGCATGCCGACCAGATCCAGGGTTTCTTCGATATCCCGGTGGACAATATCTACGCCGGTCCCATCCTGCTGGGCGATATCTGGCGCCGCAACTTCGCCAACTTGGTCGTCGTGTCCCCGGACATCGGCGGCGTGGTGCGGGCGCGCGCGCTGGCCAAGCAGCTGGAAGCCGACCTGGCCATCATCGACAAGCGGCGCCCGCGCGCCAACGTGTCGGAAGTCATGAACATCATCGGCGAAGTCGACGGCCGCACCTGCATCATCATGGATGACATGGTCGATACCGCCGGCACGCTGTGCAAGGCCGCCCAGGCGCTGAAAGAGCGCGGCGCCGGCGCGGTGTACGCCTATTGCACGCACCCCGTGCTGTCGGGCGGTGCCGTCGACCGCATCCAGGCGTCCGACCTGGACGAGCTGGTCGTCACGGACACCATTCCCTTGTCCGAGCATGCCCGCTCTGTCGGCAAGATCCGCCAGTTGTCGTGCGCCGGCCTGCTGGGCGAAACGATATTGCGTATTTCGAACGCGGAATCGGTCAGCTCGCTGTTCGCCGACTGA
- a CDS encoding 50S ribosomal protein L25/general stress protein Ctc, which translates to MKFNATARSVQGSSASRRLRRAGRVPAIVYGAGSQPLNIELDHNEIYHALRKEEFHSSILDMQVEGGKGEQVLLRAVQWHAYKQQVLHVDFQRVDSSKVLHTKVPLHFINAEVSPAVKLSSAIITHVLNEIEVACLPGDLPQFIEVDLSKLTGGASLHLSDVQLPTGVTYLTHGGDANPVLASALVKGGAADAGDEEAEGGDATPAA; encoded by the coding sequence ATGAAATTCAACGCCACTGCGCGTAGCGTCCAGGGTTCGAGTGCGAGCCGCCGCCTGCGCCGCGCGGGCCGGGTTCCCGCCATCGTTTACGGTGCGGGCAGCCAGCCCCTGAACATCGAACTCGATCACAACGAGATCTACCACGCCCTGCGCAAGGAAGAGTTCCACTCCTCCATCCTCGACATGCAAGTCGAAGGCGGCAAGGGCGAGCAGGTGCTGCTGCGCGCCGTTCAATGGCACGCCTACAAACAGCAAGTGCTGCACGTCGATTTCCAGCGCGTGGACTCCTCGAAGGTCCTGCACACCAAGGTGCCGTTGCACTTCATCAACGCCGAAGTTTCGCCGGCTGTGAAGCTGAGCAGCGCGATCATCACCCACGTGCTGAACGAAATCGAAGTCGCCTGCCTGCCGGGCGACCTGCCGCAGTTCATCGAAGTGGACCTGTCCAAGCTGACCGGCGGCGCTTCGCTGCACCTGTCGGATGTGCAACTGCCCACGGGCGTCACCTACCTGACGCACGGCGGCGACGCCAACCCGGTGCTGGCGTCCGCGCTGGTCAAGGGTGGCGCGGCCGACGCCGGTGACGAAGAAGCCGAAGGCGGCGACGCTACGCCGGCTGCCTGA
- the pth gene encoding aminoacyl-tRNA hydrolase, whose amino-acid sequence MSTPIRLIVGLGNPGPEYETTRHNAGFWLADHIADDLRASFAMEKGFNGFVAKARHGGENVVLLKPMTYMNRSGQSVGALARFYKLAPEQILVLHDELDLLPGQVKLKQGGGHAGHNGLRDIQAAMGSPAFWRLRIGIGHPRTLGLAQQVADFVLHQPRREEMTAIEAVIDRCRAVIPMLLDGDFTRATQQLHRANEA is encoded by the coding sequence ATGTCCACACCCATCCGCTTGATCGTCGGCCTGGGCAATCCTGGGCCCGAATATGAAACCACCCGCCACAACGCGGGCTTCTGGCTGGCCGACCATATCGCCGACGACCTGCGTGCCAGCTTCGCGATGGAAAAGGGGTTCAATGGTTTCGTCGCCAAGGCGCGCCACGGCGGCGAGAACGTCGTGCTGCTCAAGCCGATGACGTACATGAACCGTTCCGGGCAATCGGTCGGCGCGCTCGCACGCTTCTACAAGCTGGCGCCGGAACAGATACTGGTACTGCATGATGAACTGGACCTGCTGCCGGGACAGGTCAAGCTGAAGCAGGGCGGCGGCCATGCCGGCCACAACGGCCTGCGCGATATCCAGGCCGCGATGGGCAGCCCGGCGTTCTGGCGACTGCGCATCGGTATCGGCCATCCGCGCACGCTGGGACTGGCCCAGCAGGTGGCCGATTTCGTGCTGCACCAGCCGCGCCGCGAGGAAATGACCGCCATCGAGGCCGTCATCGATCGCTGCCGGGCCGTCATTCCCATGCTGCTGGACGGCGACTTCACGCGCGCCACGCAGCAGCTGCATCGCGCGAACGAGGCCTGA